The Nostoc sp. 'Lobaria pulmonaria (5183) cyanobiont' DNA window TAAACCAACTAATGCAGCTGCGATGGAAAAACTGGGGAGATTGTAGGGTAAGCGAACTTTTTCTAAGATGGCGATCGCTTCGGGATGAGCGACACAATAACCGATACGGAGAGATGCCAATCGGAAAGCTTTAGAAAAAGTGCGTAAAATTACCCAATTAGGACGCTGTGCTAATTCACCTACTAAGGTAGTTTGACTGAATTCAAAGTAAGCTTCATCAATTACTACCAAAATATGCTGTGGCAAACTTCTTAACCATGCCAACTCTGCCTCAGTTAAACTGTTGGCAGTTGGCGAATTAGGATGTACTACGAAAACTACGCGAATCGGTGAATTTTGAGTTTGTTCGATCGCAGACTGTGCGGCGCTTATGTCAATTTCAAAATTTCTTTCATTTCTCCCCACCGCCACTACAGGAATGCCCAATGTTTGCGCCAAAATCCCGTACATTGAGAAAGTAGGATTGGCAACGAGAATTGATCCTTCTCCTCCTAGACAGGTGGCGATTAATAAAGAGCGGATAATTTCATCTGAACCATTACCAACAGAAATATTGGCAGCAGTAAATAAGGATGATGAGAGGGCGGCTGATTGATTGACATACTCAGCGATCGCATCCTTAAGTGTTTCATGTCCGCCATCGGGATAACGATTTGTTTCAATTACTTGCTGATACGTCCATGCCAGCTTCTCTTTTAACTCAGGTGGTAAATCGTAGGGGCTTTCATTTGTATCTAACCGATCGAACTGTGTAGTGACAGAATCGGCTGTATCGCTGCTAGGATGAGGTTTATAGGCGGTGAATTGGGCTAAATCTGACCGGATGAAGGGAAGCATAGTTTTAGTCATTAGTCATTGGTCATTAGTCATTAGTCATTGGTCATTAGTCATTAGTAACTAACAAAGGACAAATGACTAAGGACATTAGTTATGTGTGAGTCTAATATTTTACAACTTCAAGGTAATTGGCAAAACAGACGAATTGCTTGCCAAATTTCTTCATCACCACACCATCGCCATTTTCTGAAGATGTCCCTCAGTTCACTTTTCTTAATTGCCATTTCGTGTAGCCTTCACGCATACCTCCCCTGATCAACTTTGCCAGACGTTCTTAAGCCCGTCTGACACTTTGCCTTGAAGTTTTTACATCGTGCAAAGAACCAATAACATACCACGCACAAGGACTTTGCTCATGTAGTGGCTGAGGATATATCGTATACCAGGAATTTACAAATTGTCCTATCTGCGATACCTAGATATTATTGCGGCGGATTTTGCTTCTTTTCCCGCTCCTCAACTGCCTTACTCACAAGCCGCACAACAAGATTACTGATGGGACGGTCTTCTTCCTCAGCCCATCTTACCAAAGCCTCGTGGATATCTTTGGGGAAATATATGGAAGTACGGTTACTATAGCCGTTAGGTGGTGGGTTGAAAGATGGAGAAACCCTATCGCCCTGCGGTGTGCCACCCGAAGTTTCCACAGCCCTCCCGTTAGGTGGTGGGTTGAAGTTCTTATAATTGAAGACGCCAATTTGGCTATATAATTCTTTATTAGGGTGGTTTGAAAGGAGCGCTGCGATCGCACGTAAAACGCAGCTATTTTATAGTAATGGAGCCTCTGCTTGGGTGAAAACAGCAAAAGAAGAGGTTATATATTTTTGTAATTAGACTGCAAATAAAGTGCTTTAAAGCTATTCTTCTAATTCAAGAGCCTTGGGCTTGCTGTAATAAATTAAATTAGAAAACATATATTTATTTAGCTGAGTTTTACAGGCGGATTTTGGACAATAATTCTTTAAAACTGGTTTCAACTCTGGACAATAATTCTTTAAAACTGGTTTAATTGCTGAAAGCCGCGAAAATACGTAACTTATGCCCCTGAAGTTGGAAAAAATGGACATTAATTCTTTAAAATTGACAATAATTATTTAATGGACATATGGAGAATAACGGATTCGAACCGATGGCCTCTGCGGTGCGATCGCAGCACTCTACCAACTGAGCTAATTCCCCTTAATCGGTGCTAAATTAAGAGTACTATTACTCATTAATTTAAGACATTATCACCATAGATTATTCTAACATTCAGTTACCGATGGTTGAGGCTGTTTTTGGGAATAAACCTTCTGCACACGTTCGAGTTCCAAATCATTGAGATAATCAACAGTCCAGTTACAGCAACGCTGGAGCATGTGGAATGGGTAAGTATTCGCTACACCAACTACTTGCATCTGCGATCGCTTCGCCGCTTCGATCCCTGCTGGAGTATCTTCAATTGCCAGACATTCCTGTGGTTGAAGATTCAATTCGGGATATTCCTTATTCAGGTGTTTCACTGCCAGTAGATAACCATCGGGTTCTGGTTTGCTGGTGGTGATGTCATCACCCGCGACAATAATTTTAAAATGTTCGGCTAGTTTAGCTCGATGGAGTACCAGTTCTATTTCTTTGCGAAAAGCGCCACTAACTAATCCTAGTTTCAGATTCCGCGATCGCACCTGAAATATTAAGTCTTCTACACCTGGATATAAAGGCAGTCTCTCTATTTTCTCTAGTTCGACCACATACGCTTGGGCTTTCCGGTACAGCAACTGAGTTAAATAGTTTTCATTGCCTACTCTACCACGATTAGCGAGTAGTTGCTGAAAACAAGCGCGATCACTGCGTCCTAAAGAAGCTTGACGCTCATCGACGCGTTGGGGTTGGAGATTTTCTTCCATGAGAATCTCATCGATCAGTTGCAGGTGGATTGGCTCATCGTTAATGATTACACCATTAAAATCAAAGAGAACTGCCTTTAAACTCATGCCATTATGCCAAATGCTGGAGAACCAAGTCCCTCCAAATCATTATTATCTACTGATGTGTGAGTATACCGACGGATATTTTCGGTTGCTATTGGTTTAATGCCGCTAGTTACCTGATTTATCCACCATACATCTTGCGATCGCACTGCTTCAAATCCGGCTGCACCCATATTCGCTTCTATACTACTAGCAGCATATTCACGAATATATGGCTCTTCAAAAACATCATTGAGCCATTCTAACTGACGCAGAGTCTTCTGATTCCCATCTAGAATTAACACTTGTCCTCCAGTTCCCAGCAACCGGAAGCTTTCCCGCAGAATTGCCAAAGACACTGCATCTGGTGTTTCGTGGAATAGCAAAGAAGCTGTTACTAAGTCAAATGTTGCATCCCTCAAACCAGTTTTTTCAGCATTTCCATGTCGCCATACTATATCTAAACCAGCATTTCTAGCTTTATCTTCTGCCCTTACCAGCATATAGGGCGATAAGTCCAAACCAATAACTTCCGCTTCGGGGAAAGCCTGTTTTAACATTAAAGTAGTGGAACCTGTGCCGCAGCCTAAATCGAGTATGCGTCGTGGTTTTACCTTGACGGCATCAACTAAAGCTTGACGAACAATACTTTCATTCGGTGGCAAAACATAGTGGGTAATCGGATCGTAAGTAACTGCTGCATCGTAAGTCAGATATCCGCCAGCAATCCCGTGAAAGTTTTGATTACTGTAGTACCACGGAATTATGACATCATCTCGTCGATAGCGATCGCTCTCTTTCTCCCAATCAATACTATCAGCGTAACGCCGTAACCCGTCTTCATCAATCAAAAGACGCACTACAGGGGATAAAAAACGTTCCCAGATTGTATCTTGACGCACTGCCATATTGTGTCAGAACTTTAAGGAGCTATTTAAACAAAGTGATTTTCTTTACAAATTTTAATACATTTGGGAAGCATCTGCTTTCTCCCTATGGTGATACGTTGACGATTGTAATTTATTGTACTATAATTGTAGTATACAAATATAACTCCTAAAAGTAGTTCTTCAGCTTTACGAAAATTCAGAGAGTCAAATGAAAGACAATACAACATTTATATTGCTACAACTAACTAAGTAATGGTTTATAAGTCATACCAATAATTATCACTGCCTTATACTCAATCCCTCCGGGTGACGCTCGTACCTCGCTAACGCTGCGCTAACGGTAGTTGCTCATGGAGGAAACCCCCATGCCCTTGGGAGAAGACCGCACTACCTCACCAAAATCTAAAATTTAAAATCCAAAATAGAAAAAATTATGCCCTACGAAAAGTTAGAAATTACCACACCAGCACCCGTCTTATCTTGGGCAAATCACTCTTTGGGTCCAGAAGAAACCAAGATGGCCAAGAATGTGGCATCATTACCATTTGTATTTAAGCACGTGGCATTAATGCCAGATGTTCACTTAGGAAAAGGTGCTTTAGTGGGTTCTGTAATTGCGACCAAAGAGGCAATTATGCCTGCTGCTGTCGGTGTAGATATCGGTTGCGGAATGAGCGCTATCAAAACATCATTTACTGCCGAACAACTAGAAGGTAAACTCAAGAAAATCCGTCTGGATATTGAAGCAGCAATTCCTACTGGATTCAACGAAAACAAAGACGTTGAAAAATCTGTTATCAACTGGCAACACTGGGATGATTTTAAAGACTTGCATCGTGGTGTGCAAGACCTACAAAGTAAAGCAATGAAACAAATGGGTTCTCTCGGTGGAGGAAACCACTTTATTGAAGTGTGCCTCGATACAGAGAACCAAGTTTGGCTGATGCTGCATTCTGGTTCGCGCAACATCGGCAATAAACTCGCCCAGTGTCATATTCATACAGCCAGAGAATTAGCAAAAATGGCAGGTAATAAATTGCCTGACCCTGATTTGGCTCATTTTGTGGCTGGTACGCCAGAATTTCAAGCATACTGGCACGATTTGCAATGGTCACAAAACTATGCGCGTGTCAACCGCGATGTGATGATGGCGCGTTTTAAGCACATAGTTGAAAAGCATCTGGCAGGTGGGAAGGCAACTAAACCTTTATTGCAGGTTAATTGTCATCATAATTACGCCGAAAAAGAAGTGCATTTTGACGAGGATGTATACGTTACTCGTAAGGGTGCAGTCCGCGCCCAAACTGAAGATTATGGGATTATTCCTGGTTCGATGGGGGCAAAGTCTTTCATCGTTAAGGGTAAAGGTAATGCTCACAGCTTTTGTTCTTGTTCTCATGGTGCAGGGCGTTTAATGTCTAGAAATAAGGCAAAAAATGTCTACACACTTGATGATTTGATAGAGCAAACAAATGGCGTAGAATGCCGCAAAGATGAGGGTGTGTTAGATGAAATTCCTGGTGCTTATAAGCCGATAGAACAAGTTATGCAAAATCAAGCAGATTTGGTTGAAGTTGTAGCAACACTTAAGCAAGTTCTTTGTGTAAAAGGATAAATTAGGTAGGGTGGGTAATGCCCACCTTTTTTATTTTTTTAAATGCAGAGGCACGCTGAGGAAGAAATGATTGTTTTAAGTGAATCAGACTGAACAAATAGCTTCTAAAGACTGGCGAGAAGGATAAGTCTGCTAAGGAGTAAATATTACGGGTTAGGAATATGGCATCGGTCAATTCAAAGGTTGCGTCTTTGGCTCTACCTAAATGTTTGTAAGCTACTTGACGAAACTCTTCGAGTCTGGCACGTTTCATGTTGCAGATGAGTAATGGTAGTTCTTTTCTCAGTTTCTGCCAAAAAGGGGACTGTATTCAATCAGACCCCCCTTTATTTTTGGTAATTTCCCATTTAGTCTAAACTCCAGTCTTAAGGTCAGATTAAGTACTACTGCTTCAGTATAAACTCGGTAATTAGGGAAAACCTTTATAAAAATTTCAATGGTAAGCTTTTAAAATAGGTGCTGGTGCGTTTTCTATCTATCAGTGCCACGATATGCACATGAAGTAGATATGATCTCGAAGTCAGTACCAAGTAAACAGGAATCGGCGGCCTATGAAACGTTGCGTTGTGTTTGTCTTCTTGAGTTTTCGTCAGCCAGCATAGATAATCCTAGACTCTTTTACCATAACAAAAAAATCATGCTACGAAAAAAACACGTATTTAGTAAAAATACTGAGACAGTCTAATAGCATATTGAGTTATTTTTATAGCTATAAAATTAGTGAAGTTCGTGCTGATTTAGGGACATTTAAACTCAGGTATTTCTTATAGTTTGCTCAAATTATTGGAGAAAAATATGCGATCGCTATTCAGGAGCTAAAAATGAGAAAGAATTTTTTGTTTGCATTAATATTTAGTTTGGTTGTCGTTTTATCTTTATTAACTAGCAAAGCAGTTGCTTCTTTGAATTACCAGGAATTACCATCAGCACTCATAGCTGCTATTCGTCAAGATTTCTTGCAGTATCAGGAGAATTTTGGTGATTACAGCAGGAACAGCAAGGATCACAGAGTTTTTTTTGTTGATCTTAACAATGATCATGTCAAGGAAACAATTTTATATCCGGCAAGTGGAGTAATGTGCAGTAACCGTAGTTGTCCAATTTTTATATATACTAAAATCGGTAACAACTATAAAACAATATCTGATATAAAGGTTGTTAAAAACGATAAGTTTTCAACTATTTATGGATCAAAGAATGAACCATCAATTGGGGTTTTAAAGACCAGTAACGAAGGATGGCGTGACTTAGCAACTCGATTATTTGACTATGCAAGTCGAACAGAAAAGTGGTCACAGTTTCGTTATGGAAGTCATGGATATACAGATTCAACGCGAGTTCTGATTTCAACTCCGCGAACTATTTTGGAATATTCATCAGGTGTTGAGACAGACTTCAACAAATTTTTAGCCCCTTGATGCAGAAAGTAAACTATGAATCAATCTAGTTTAGGTTAATAGTGAATTTTTACAATATTTCAATTTTGTTTTAGTGGTAATTTAAAAAATCAAATATAAACAGGACTTTAAATGTAGCCTATTTAGAATTTTTGACAGCTAGTTTATCACCTATTTTGGTAAAGTATAATCCTATATCGTGGTAAAAATTATTGACGATTTAAAAAATAATTTTAGGAAATCATAGAGATATAAAATAATAATCACAACTATAATTAATTATGTCTTTAAAACAATCTTTTCAACCATCTTTTACTCGAAGCAGCTTAGTGATATTCTTAATTGGTGCAATTAACCTCACTAATTTTTCAATGGTAAAGGCTGGAAATGTTTTTGAAATAAACAGCACTACCCAAACATGGCCTTCAGCTTCAACACAATCGGATCAAACAAAAGCTTCAAAAACAATAAATTCTGCTCTTTTAATAGGTGAGTGGAGTCAGACTGGTAAATGTAACTATGAGCGTTTTATTTATACTTCAAATGGTAAATATATTTGGCGTAAAAAAGAAGGAAGAAGATGGAAAAATCAATATCAAGGAATTTATGTTTTTAAGAATGGGATAGTAATAGTTGCTGATGGGCCAAACACGGGGGGAGCGCAGATTAACATTTATTCTTTAACTAGAAAATCTTTTATAGGTACATGGGTTGCTACTGAAGAGTTAACTTTTGAAAATCCAGAAGATGCAAAGTTTAACTACACAAAATGCACTACGAATATAAATATTTTTGTTAATCAGAAAAACGCCTAATACTAAGCCCATCACACCCTAAGCACCCCTGTCTCTAATGCTACTGTCCATAAAAATTTAAGTGTAGGTATTATTTATTGTTAGCGCTAGTCTACGACAAACTACTACTCGCTGATAGCGCTAACATTTAAATTTGGTGTCTTTTCAAAATTACATTGTCAAAGATTGAGGATTTGTCTCAATCAATTTCGCTAAATCTTGCAAGAATGCCGCAGCATGGGCACCATAAATAATCCGGTGGTCGGAAGTAATATTGACTTGCATTTGTTGGCGCACGCCAAATAAACCGTCGGGTGTTGCTACCACTTGCGGACGGGATGCCCCGATCGCTAAAATTGAACCTTGTCCAGGTGGCAAAATCGCATCAAATTTGTCTACGCCAAACATCCCCAAATTCGACAGAGTGAAAGTACCACTGTTGTATTCTTGGGGCTGTAGTTGTTTTGCCCTGGCACGTTCTACCAAAGATTTCCAAGTACGCGACAGAGAATAAATATCCACTGCGTCTGCATTTTGCAGCACAGGTGTAATCAATCCGCCATCATCCATTGCTACTGCTACAGAAATGTTGATATCAGAATGATAGACAATACCCTGGTCTGAGTAGCTAGCATTTAACAATGGGTGTTTTTGCAATGTCACTGCTACAGCTTTCGCTAGTAGCGCTGTCATTGTCACGCCTTTGGATTTAATTTGTTTATAAAGTTTGTCTAATCCGTCAGTGGTAATTGTATAACCGACACGGAAGACGGGCACGGATATGGTGGCTACCATATTCCGCACGACAGCATTTTGGAAGGTAGTTAAAGGTACGGTTTGACCAGGAACAGCCGTCGCCACGGGTGCGGGTGCTGGTGTCCGAGGTGCTGGGGGTGCAATTGGGGCGCTGGTTGGTACGGGTGCTGGTGGGGCAGCTGGGGCAGGTGCAGGTTGTTTGCCCTTATTAGACAATGCTTCTACATCTTCGGCGACAATGCGTCCGTGTGGGCCACTACCTTGGAGTGTAGTTAAATCAACTTTGAGTTCTTTGGCTAACTTACGGGCACGGGGTGAAACTACAAGCCTTCCTTCTTTGTGGTTAGAACCGTTTTGAGACGCTAAGGCAGGTGTGGCGGCTGAGGCTGTAGCGGCAACTGGTTCAGGGGAAGAGGTAGGAGTAGCAGCTGCGCCGCCAGAATTGGCAAGAGATTTGGCCTGTTCAATTTCAGCTTCCGTTTCAGCGATGAAGGCGATCGCAGATCCTACTGGGGCAGTTTCACCAGCTTCAACTATGATATGGGCAAGAAATCCCTCATAGAAGGTTTCTACATCCATATCTGCCTTATCTGACTCTACAACCACCACTGTTTCGCCTTTTTCCACTTTGTCCCCAGGCGATTTCACCCAGGAGACGATTTTGCCTTCCGTCATGGTGGAACTCAGCGCCGGCATAAATACTTCGTGAATGCTCATAGGGTGGTTTGGAAATCAATGGTTTATGGACTTTAACAGTTTTTGTCAGATCGAATTGTATCTTGATGGGAGAGTTTTAGACTGTTTATATTTTAGGTTGAGGATTGGGCAAAATAGTTCCGAGTGCTGAGTAAAGAAGTAACATTCCCCACTCAGCACTCCTGAAGGGCATGGGGTATTGGGCATTGGTTATTCACTAATGACTCTAGGAACCTAAATATAGCTTAGAGGTCTATAATACAGAACTATCCTCAATGGTTAGCCAATATCTCGATGTCGTTTTAGTCATTGACTTGCAAAAACCACCACGAGTTTCTCACAGATTAAATGGGATTGCTATTTAATATTCCTCATAACCACTACTTAAGATACAAGAGCTTCTCACGGATAGAGGATATAGGATGTAGTTCAATCTAGAATTCAAAACTGGTAATAAACCTATTTGAAATTCCTGTTTATTTTTATGTCGGCAAAGCTGAAATTCTTTTTGATTGTGATATTAAGTATCTCTGCCACGGCTGGTGCTGGAATTTATATTATTCAGCACCAGCAATCTGCACCAATTGTTGAGACTAGTGATGAGCAAACCCAGCAGATGGGAGCAATACATCAGTCTCAGGAAGTTGCAGCATTCTCAGAGCGTTCCGATTATCAAACTATACCTTTAGAAAAGCTCAACTCATCTCTCCAAGGCAGTAATCCTACGACCCTCGCCCTGAATGCCTTTGAGGATAT harbors:
- a CDS encoding class I SAM-dependent methyltransferase, whose protein sequence is MAVRQDTIWERFLSPVVRLLIDEDGLRRYADSIDWEKESDRYRRDDVIIPWYYSNQNFHGIAGGYLTYDAAVTYDPITHYVLPPNESIVRQALVDAVKVKPRRILDLGCGTGSTTLMLKQAFPEAEVIGLDLSPYMLVRAEDKARNAGLDIVWRHGNAEKTGLRDATFDLVTASLLFHETPDAVSLAILRESFRLLGTGGQVLILDGNQKTLRQLEWLNDVFEEPYIREYAASSIEANMGAAGFEAVRSQDVWWINQVTSGIKPIATENIRRYTHTSVDNNDLEGLGSPAFGIMA
- a CDS encoding ribbon-helix-helix domain-containing protein, coding for METSGGTPQGDRVSPSFNPPPNGYSNRTSIYFPKDIHEALVRWAEEEDRPISNLVVRLVSKAVEEREKKQNPPQ
- a CDS encoding RtcB family protein, with the translated sequence MPYEKLEITTPAPVLSWANHSLGPEETKMAKNVASLPFVFKHVALMPDVHLGKGALVGSVIATKEAIMPAAVGVDIGCGMSAIKTSFTAEQLEGKLKKIRLDIEAAIPTGFNENKDVEKSVINWQHWDDFKDLHRGVQDLQSKAMKQMGSLGGGNHFIEVCLDTENQVWLMLHSGSRNIGNKLAQCHIHTARELAKMAGNKLPDPDLAHFVAGTPEFQAYWHDLQWSQNYARVNRDVMMARFKHIVEKHLAGGKATKPLLQVNCHHNYAEKEVHFDEDVYVTRKGAVRAQTEDYGIIPGSMGAKSFIVKGKGNAHSFCSCSHGAGRLMSRNKAKNVYTLDDLIEQTNGVECRKDEGVLDEIPGAYKPIEQVMQNQADLVEVVATLKQVLCVKG
- a CDS encoding HAD family hydrolase, which gives rise to MSLKAVLFDFNGVIINDEPIHLQLIDEILMEENLQPQRVDERQASLGRSDRACFQQLLANRGRVGNENYLTQLLYRKAQAYVVELEKIERLPLYPGVEDLIFQVRSRNLKLGLVSGAFRKEIELVLHRAKLAEHFKIIVAGDDITTSKPEPDGYLLAVKHLNKEYPELNLQPQECLAIEDTPAGIEAAKRSQMQVVGVANTYPFHMLQRCCNWTVDYLNDLELERVQKVYSQKQPQPSVTEC
- a CDS encoding dihydrolipoamide acetyltransferase family protein, which encodes MSIHEVFMPALSSTMTEGKIVSWVKSPGDKVEKGETVVVVESDKADMDVETFYEGFLAHIIVEAGETAPVGSAIAFIAETEAEIEQAKSLANSGGAAATPTSSPEPVAATASAATPALASQNGSNHKEGRLVVSPRARKLAKELKVDLTTLQGSGPHGRIVAEDVEALSNKGKQPAPAPAAPPAPVPTSAPIAPPAPRTPAPAPVATAVPGQTVPLTTFQNAVVRNMVATISVPVFRVGYTITTDGLDKLYKQIKSKGVTMTALLAKAVAVTLQKHPLLNASYSDQGIVYHSDINISVAVAMDDGGLITPVLQNADAVDIYSLSRTWKSLVERARAKQLQPQEYNSGTFTLSNLGMFGVDKFDAILPPGQGSILAIGASRPQVVATPDGLFGVRQQMQVNITSDHRIIYGAHAAAFLQDLAKLIETNPQSLTM
- a CDS encoding histidinol-phosphate transaminase; translated protein: MLPFIRSDLAQFTAYKPHPSSDTADSVTTQFDRLDTNESPYDLPPELKEKLAWTYQQVIETNRYPDGGHETLKDAIAEYVNQSAALSSSLFTAANISVGNGSDEIIRSLLIATCLGGEGSILVANPTFSMYGILAQTLGIPVVAVGRNERNFEIDISAAQSAIEQTQNSPIRVVFVVHPNSPTANSLTEAELAWLRSLPQHILVVIDEAYFEFSQTTLVGELAQRPNWVILRTFSKAFRLASLRIGYCVAHPEAIAILEKVRLPYNLPSFSIAAALVGLQNRTLLLESIPQTLSERTKLIEILSQQPELQITPSAANFVYLRLKPNGFYSQEVALKTFHQKLRTLGTLVRCISGGLRITVGTIEENAHTVNRVKAALANLSS